The genomic interval AGAGGGGATACCAGTGGGTAATCTCTCCCCACATTGCAAAATCGGATTTGTGGAAGACTTCAGGCCATTATTACTATTACAAAGAGAATATGTACAACTTTGAAATTGACGAAGAAGAATTTATTGTAAAGCCAATGAATTGCCCGTTTCATGTAATGATTTACAAGAGCAAAAAAAGAAGTTACAGGGAATTGCCTATAAGGTATGCGGAAAACGGAACTGTTTACAGATACGAAAAATCAGGCACTTTGCACGGGCTTTTAAGGGTTAGAGGCTTTACTCAGGACGATGCGCATATAATCTGCACCCCTGAGCAGGTTCACGAAGAAATAGAAAAATTAATTGACCTTGCATTGTACATTTATAAGATTTTCGGTTTTGACAAATACAAATTTGAGCTTTCTGTAAGGGATATGAGCAAAAAAGACAAGTATGCGGGAAGCGATGAAGAGTGGGAAATGGCTGAAGATTCACTTATTAAAGCACTTGAAAAGAAGGGGCTAACATTTGAGAGAATGGAAGGGGAAGCTGTATTTTACGGCCCAAAAATTGATGTTAAGCTATTCGACTGCTTAAACAGAAAGTGGCAGACAACAACAATACAGTTTGATTTTAACCTTCCAAGAAGGTTTGGCATGACCTATAAAGGCTCAGATGGGGAAGAGCATACCCCATTTATGATTCACAGGGCTATTTTCGGTTCATGGGAGAGATTTTTTGGAATGCTTATTGAGCATTATGCTGGTGCTTTCCCAATGTGGCTTGCCCCTGTTCAGGCTGTTATTATTCCAATAACAAGGGATAACAACGAATATGGTGAGAAAATCTTTGAAAGACTTACAAACCTTGGATTCAGGGTTAAACTTGACGATAGAAATGAAAAGATGGGCTATAAAATAAGAGAAGCCCAGATGCAGAAAATACCTTATATGCTAATTGTTGGTAAAAACGAAGCGGAAAACGGAACAGTTTCTTTGAGAATTAGAGGCAAGGGAGATGTGGGAGAGATTTCAGTTGATGAGCTTGTGGTTAAAATGGAAGGGCTTGTAAAGGCAAGGGCTATAGAATTAACTTGACATATTGCTGTTTTTTAGTTTATATTTAAGAGCTGATTTTTATGTAGGAGGTGTATTTATTAGTAGCAAAGGAAAACCGAAAAAGGGTAAAGGCGTAAGGGTTAACGAAGAGATCAGGGGAGACCGTTTAAGGGTTATTGACAGTGACGGTACTCAACTGGGGATCCTGTCAGCGGAGGAAGCGCTGGCAGCAGCCGAAGCAAGGGGATTAGACCTTGTGGAAGTGGCTCCCGATGCTGATCCACCTGTTTGCCGAATTATGGATTACGGGAAATATCTGTACACAGAGCAGAAGAGAATGCAGGCGGCCAAGAAGAAGCAGAAAAAGATAGTGGTTAAAGAGATGAAATTCAGGCCTAAAATTGACGAACACGACTACAACTTTAAAAAGAATCACATAATCCGGTTTCTCAAAAACGGCGACAGGGTAAAGGTTACAATCAGGTTCAGAGGTAGGGAGTTGGCACACAAAGACAAGGGTTTTGAAATCCTTGAAAGGCTGAGAGAGGAACTGGAGGAGTTTGGTTATCCTGAAGGGAAACCGACATTTGATGGTATTAACATGGTTCAGGTATTTATGCCACATAATTCAAAATCAAAATAATCGGGAGGAATCATGCCAAAGTTGAAAACTCACAGAGGGGCAGCGAAGAGATTTAAGATAAGCGCTAAAGGTAAAGTGATTATCAATCACTGCAACAAAAGCCACATTCTTACAAAAAAAGATAGAAAAAGAAAGAGAAGATTAAGACAGCACGATGTTGCTTTTGCCGGAGATGCAAAGGTAATCAAGAGATTGTTGCCATACGTTTAACACTAAAAAAAATACAGGGGTGATAAAATGACAAGAGTAAAAAGAGGACCGAGAAAAAAGAATAGAAGAAAAAAGATTTTAAAATTAGCGAAGGGTTATTATAGCTCGAGGGGTAATCTCTATAGAACCGCTAA from Thermotomaculum hydrothermale carries:
- the thrS gene encoding threonine--tRNA ligase, with protein sequence MAKIKITLPDGNVLEVEKGSTPLDVAGSISEGLKRSTIAAKFNGKLIDAYIPLNEDGTLELITEKSGEVALDILRHSTAHLMAQAVKRLFPETQVTIGPTIENGFYYDFDKKDGFSPEDLEKIEAEMKKIVKEKIDIRREEVSREDAIKMFKEMGENYKVELIEELPEGETISIYRQGDFVDLCRGPHVPNTSFLKVFKLLSVAGAYWRGDEKNAMLQRIYGTAFFKKSDLKDYLNMLEEAKKRDHRKLGKELELFAFEDIVGGGLVFWYPNGAIVRKQIEDFMYKELVKRGYQWVISPHIAKSDLWKTSGHYYYYKENMYNFEIDEEEFIVKPMNCPFHVMIYKSKKRSYRELPIRYAENGTVYRYEKSGTLHGLLRVRGFTQDDAHIICTPEQVHEEIEKLIDLALYIYKIFGFDKYKFELSVRDMSKKDKYAGSDEEWEMAEDSLIKALEKKGLTFERMEGEAVFYGPKIDVKLFDCLNRKWQTTTIQFDFNLPRRFGMTYKGSDGEEHTPFMIHRAIFGSWERFFGMLIEHYAGAFPMWLAPVQAVIIPITRDNNEYGEKIFERLTNLGFRVKLDDRNEKMGYKIREAQMQKIPYMLIVGKNEAENGTVSLRIRGKGDVGEISVDELVVKMEGLVKARAIELT
- the infC gene encoding translation initiation factor IF-3; the encoded protein is MLFFSLYLRADFYVGGVFISSKGKPKKGKGVRVNEEIRGDRLRVIDSDGTQLGILSAEEALAAAEARGLDLVEVAPDADPPVCRIMDYGKYLYTEQKRMQAAKKKQKKIVVKEMKFRPKIDEHDYNFKKNHIIRFLKNGDRVKVTIRFRGRELAHKDKGFEILERLREELEEFGYPEGKPTFDGINMVQVFMPHNSKSK
- the rpmI gene encoding 50S ribosomal protein L35 yields the protein MPKLKTHRGAAKRFKISAKGKVIINHCNKSHILTKKDRKRKRRLRQHDVAFAGDAKVIKRLLPYV